The Pseudomonas sp. TH06 genome has a window encoding:
- a CDS encoding DUF3203 family protein, which translates to MSLRIDDSNPEQKVCFFTDEDGEEIRICDTLEIKTDSDKAMSFVEIEGRRVYITEADADALTVAGAKDGRKHLKADSSDSVI; encoded by the coding sequence ATGTCTCTGCGAATCGACGATTCCAATCCCGAGCAAAAAGTCTGTTTCTTCACCGACGAAGATGGCGAAGAAATTCGTATCTGCGACACCCTTGAGATCAAAACCGATAGCGACAAAGCCATGTCCTTTGTGGAAATCGAAGGCCGCCGCGTTTACATCACCGAAGCAGATGCCGACGCTCTGACTGTCGCAGGTGCCAAGGACGGTCGTAAGCACCTGAAGGCTGATTCGAGTGATTCGGTGATTTGA
- a CDS encoding SDR family oxidoreductase — protein sequence MDKVIVITGGGRGIGAATALLAAEQGYRICINYQSDEQAAQSVLEQVRALGAQAITVRADVSIEDEVVAMFHRVDTELGRVTALVNNAGTVGHKSRVDEMSEFRILKIMKTNVLAPILCAKHAILRMSPKHGGQGGSIVNVSSVASRLGSPNEYVDYAASKGALDSFTIGLSKEVAGEGIRVNAVRPGFIYTDFHALSGDPDRVSKLESAIPMARGGRPDEVAEAIVWLLSDKASYATGTFVDLGGGR from the coding sequence ATGGATAAAGTCATTGTGATCACCGGTGGCGGCCGCGGGATTGGCGCCGCGACGGCGTTGTTGGCTGCCGAGCAGGGCTATCGGATCTGCATCAATTACCAGTCGGACGAGCAGGCCGCGCAAAGCGTGCTGGAGCAAGTCCGTGCGCTGGGCGCTCAGGCCATTACGGTGCGCGCCGACGTCAGCATCGAAGACGAAGTGGTCGCGATGTTCCATCGGGTCGACACCGAGCTGGGCCGGGTCACCGCACTGGTGAACAACGCCGGCACCGTCGGGCACAAATCGCGAGTCGATGAAATGTCCGAATTCCGCATCCTCAAAATCATGAAAACCAATGTCCTGGCGCCGATCCTCTGCGCCAAGCACGCGATCCTGCGCATGTCGCCCAAGCACGGCGGGCAGGGTGGCAGTATTGTCAACGTGTCGTCAGTGGCTTCGCGCCTCGGCTCGCCGAATGAATACGTTGATTACGCGGCATCCAAAGGCGCGCTCGACAGCTTCACCATCGGTCTGTCCAAGGAAGTGGCGGGCGAGGGGATTCGGGTCAATGCGGTCCGTCCGGGATTCATCTACACCGATTTCCATGCTTTGAGCGGTGATCCGGATCGGGTCAGCAAGCTTGAGTCGGCGATTCCGATGGCCCGTGGCGGACGGCCGGATGAAGTGGCGGAGGCGATTGTCTGGTTGCTTTCCGACAAGGCTTCATATGCCACCGGTACCTTCGTCGATCTGGGTGGCGGGCGTTAG
- a CDS encoding MgtC/SapB family protein → MNAWWHEVWETLQTEFADIGDASQLTRITVRLLMAAVLGGILGFEREHKGKAAGVRTHMLVALGAALFVLVPQTSGAESDAMSRVLQGVIAGIGFLGAGTILKNKEGDEGHVKGLTTAAGLWMTAAIGVAAGLGKEATALLSTFLALAIFSVMPHVVRLFEKDEQKNDHL, encoded by the coding sequence ATGAACGCGTGGTGGCATGAAGTGTGGGAAACGCTGCAAACGGAATTCGCTGATATCGGCGATGCCTCGCAACTGACGCGGATTACCGTGCGCCTGTTGATGGCGGCGGTACTCGGCGGAATTCTCGGCTTCGAGCGCGAGCACAAGGGCAAGGCTGCCGGGGTGCGCACGCACATGCTGGTGGCGCTGGGTGCGGCTCTGTTTGTGTTGGTGCCGCAGACTTCGGGGGCTGAGTCAGACGCTATGAGCCGTGTGTTGCAGGGGGTGATTGCCGGGATCGGATTTCTCGGCGCCGGTACTATCCTGAAAAACAAGGAAGGCGATGAAGGCCATGTCAAAGGACTGACCACGGCAGCTGGTCTGTGGATGACGGCCGCCATCGGTGTCGCGGCCGGTTTGGGCAAGGAGGCCACGGCGCTGCTCAGCACCTTTCTGGCATTGGCGATTTTCAGCGTGATGCCGCATGTCGTCAGGTTGTTCGAAAAGGACGAGCAGAAGAACGATCACCTGTAA
- the mapR gene encoding GntR family transcriptional regulator MpaR (MapR regulates genes involved in Pseudomonas quinolone signal (PQS) production and anthranilate metabolism): MKRYEKFADDIAELIRSGVLGPGQRVPSVRYASQTYGVSPSTVFQAYYLLERRGLIRARPRSGYFVNTHAPSPFSEPVISSHVSDSTEVDVSELVFSVLESIKDPSTVPFGSAFPSPTLFPLQRLSRSLASAAREMDPRMVVTDMSPGNPQLRRQIALRYMVGGLMLPMEELLITNGALEALNLCLQAVTEPGDLVAIEAPAFYASLQVLERLKLKAVEIPVHPRDGIDLGVLAQTLERHPIKACWCMTSFQNPMGATMPEAKKQELVELLRRHQVPLIEDDVYAELYYGQQAPKPAKAFDTEGLVMHCGSFAKSLAPGYRIGWVAAGRYAQKIERLKLMTSLCASMPAQAAIADYLQHGGYDRHLRKLRYALEEQQSAMLAAIARYFPAQTRVSQPAGGYFLWLELPPQMDSLKLFQMALAQGISIAPGPIFSPTQRFRNCIRLNYGSPWTEDSEKAMETLGRIVRSF, from the coding sequence ATGAAACGCTACGAAAAATTCGCCGACGACATCGCTGAACTGATCCGCTCCGGAGTCCTCGGCCCCGGCCAGCGCGTGCCGTCGGTGCGCTATGCCAGCCAGACCTACGGTGTCAGCCCGTCCACAGTATTCCAGGCCTATTACCTGCTTGAACGCCGCGGCCTGATCCGCGCCCGGCCGCGCTCCGGCTATTTCGTCAACACCCACGCCCCGAGCCCGTTCTCGGAGCCGGTGATCAGCAGCCACGTCAGCGATTCCACCGAGGTCGACGTCAGCGAATTGGTGTTCTCGGTGCTGGAGTCGATCAAAGACCCGAGCACCGTGCCGTTCGGCTCGGCATTCCCCAGTCCGACGCTATTCCCGTTGCAACGCCTGTCCCGCTCACTGGCCAGCGCCGCACGGGAAATGGACCCGCGCATGGTCGTCACCGACATGTCGCCGGGCAATCCACAGCTACGTCGACAAATCGCCCTGCGTTACATGGTTGGCGGGTTGATGCTGCCGATGGAGGAGCTGCTAATCACCAACGGCGCCCTCGAAGCGCTCAACCTGTGCCTGCAAGCGGTGACCGAACCCGGTGATCTGGTGGCCATTGAGGCCCCGGCGTTCTACGCCAGTCTGCAAGTGCTGGAGCGCCTCAAGCTCAAAGCCGTGGAAATCCCCGTGCACCCGCGTGACGGCATCGATCTCGGCGTGCTCGCGCAGACGCTGGAGCGCCATCCGATCAAGGCCTGCTGGTGCATGACCAGTTTCCAGAACCCGATGGGCGCGACCATGCCCGAGGCGAAGAAACAGGAACTGGTCGAACTGCTGCGCCGCCATCAGGTGCCGCTGATCGAAGACGATGTCTACGCCGAACTCTATTACGGCCAACAGGCGCCAAAACCGGCCAAGGCGTTCGACACCGAAGGACTGGTGATGCATTGCGGCTCGTTCGCCAAAAGTCTCGCCCCCGGCTATCGCATCGGTTGGGTCGCTGCCGGACGTTACGCGCAAAAGATCGAACGGCTGAAACTGATGACTTCGTTGTGCGCGTCAATGCCGGCACAAGCGGCGATTGCCGATTACCTGCAACACGGCGGCTACGATCGGCATCTGCGCAAACTGCGCTACGCCCTGGAAGAACAGCAGAGCGCGATGCTGGCGGCGATTGCCCGTTATTTCCCGGCGCAGACGCGGGTCAGTCAGCCGGCGGGCGGCTACTTCCTGTGGCTGGAACTACCGCCGCAGATGGATTCGTTGAAGTTGTTTCAGATGGCACTGGCGCAAGGCATCAGCATCGCGCCGGGACCGATCTTTTCGCCGACGCAGCGGTTTCGTAATTGCATCCGCTTGAATTACGGCAGCCCTTGGACCGAGGATTCGGAGAAAGCCATGGAGACGCTGGGACGGATTGTGCGGTCGTTCTGA
- a CDS encoding EAL domain-containing protein produces the protein MLIGTYSSTLVFISLCVAILASYTALDLTGRIATAKGRAVHFWTAGGAFAMGVGVWSMHFIGMLAFKLPIDLGYDVTLTVLSLLIAMLSCGFALWLVSQPKLPALQLAFGALIMGTGISSMHYMGMAAMRMTPGIDYDPTLFGASLLIAVGASAAALWIAFRLRQHSPYVRLIRAGAAVIMGIAIVGMHYTGMAAAQFPDGSFCGATVNGLKGNGLDSLVLITTLAVLSIALLTSILDARLEARTADLAHSLTVANRELTQLALHDTLTGLPNRMLLDDRINQAMKKVHEQGGCFALMFIDLDGFKPVNDAFGHHMGDQLLREVGVRLREDLRSLDTLARIGGDEFVLLVRLTEPNDALGLAARQVGLIAQSFRVAEHDLQISASVGIALYPGNGQNAQELLMNADAAMYHAKGGGKNGYSFFDASMNNNARKQLQLLQDLRAALEHSQFTLHYQPKFDAATGHPVGAEALLRWQHPIHGMLMPDKFIDLAEKSGLIIPIGDWVLNEACRQMREWYVLGYTDWRIAVNLSALQFCHAGLVRSVAKALATHHLPANSLTLEITETTAMSDADASMTVLQELSDMGVDLSIDDFGTGYSSLMYLKRLPANELKIDRGFVRDLEHDSDDAAIVSAIVALGQALGLRIVAEGVETGSQQDFLTQLGCDSLQGYLLGHPMPADQFMQDITRGEKHATV, from the coding sequence ATGCTCATCGGTACTTATTCCTCCACATTGGTTTTCATTTCGCTGTGCGTTGCGATCCTCGCTTCCTACACAGCGCTCGACCTCACCGGTCGTATCGCTACCGCCAAAGGGCGGGCGGTGCATTTCTGGACGGCCGGTGGCGCGTTCGCCATGGGAGTCGGCGTCTGGTCGATGCACTTTATCGGCATGCTGGCTTTCAAACTGCCGATCGACCTCGGTTATGACGTCACCCTCACAGTCCTGTCGCTGCTGATCGCGATGCTGTCCTGCGGATTCGCCTTGTGGCTGGTCAGCCAGCCGAAATTGCCCGCCCTGCAATTGGCGTTCGGCGCACTGATCATGGGTACCGGCATCAGTTCCATGCATTACATGGGCATGGCGGCAATGCGCATGACGCCCGGGATCGACTACGACCCGACGCTGTTCGGCGCGTCCTTGCTGATCGCCGTCGGTGCGTCCGCCGCCGCGTTGTGGATTGCCTTCCGCCTGCGCCAGCATTCGCCTTACGTGCGTCTGATTCGCGCTGGCGCTGCGGTGATCATGGGCATCGCGATTGTCGGCATGCATTACACCGGCATGGCAGCCGCGCAGTTTCCTGACGGCAGTTTCTGCGGCGCGACGGTTAATGGCCTGAAAGGCAATGGCCTCGACAGCCTGGTGCTGATCACCACGCTGGCGGTGTTGTCGATTGCCTTGCTGACTTCGATTCTCGACGCACGCCTCGAAGCGCGCACGGCGGATCTGGCGCACTCGCTGACGGTGGCCAACCGCGAACTGACGCAACTGGCGCTGCACGACACGCTGACCGGTCTGCCCAATCGCATGTTGCTGGACGACCGGATCAATCAGGCGATGAAAAAAGTCCATGAACAAGGTGGCTGCTTTGCGTTGATGTTCATCGATCTGGACGGCTTCAAACCGGTCAATGATGCTTTCGGCCATCACATGGGCGACCAACTGTTGCGTGAAGTCGGCGTGCGTCTGCGCGAAGACTTGCGCAGCCTCGACACGCTGGCGCGAATCGGCGGCGATGAATTTGTCTTGCTGGTGCGCCTGACCGAACCCAACGATGCGTTGGGACTGGCGGCGCGCCAAGTTGGTCTGATCGCGCAATCATTCCGTGTGGCTGAACATGATTTGCAGATCTCCGCCAGCGTTGGCATCGCCCTGTATCCGGGCAATGGCCAGAACGCCCAGGAACTGCTGATGAACGCTGACGCTGCGATGTATCACGCCAAGGGTGGCGGCAAGAACGGTTACAGCTTCTTCGACGCCTCGATGAACAACAACGCGCGCAAACAACTGCAACTGTTGCAGGACTTGCGCGCAGCGCTGGAGCACAGCCAGTTCACCCTGCATTACCAGCCCAAATTTGACGCCGCAACCGGTCATCCGGTTGGCGCCGAAGCGTTGTTGCGCTGGCAGCACCCGATCCACGGCATGCTGATGCCGGACAAGTTCATTGATCTGGCGGAGAAGTCCGGTCTGATCATCCCGATCGGTGATTGGGTGCTCAATGAAGCCTGCCGACAGATGCGTGAGTGGTACGTGCTCGGCTACACCGACTGGCGCATTGCCGTGAACCTCTCGGCGTTGCAGTTCTGCCATGCCGGGCTGGTGCGCAGTGTCGCGAAGGCATTGGCGACTCACCATTTGCCGGCCAACAGCCTGACCCTCGAAATCACCGAAACCACGGCCATGAGCGACGCCGATGCGAGCATGACCGTGTTGCAGGAGTTGTCGGACATGGGTGTCGATCTGTCGATCGATGACTTTGGCACCGGCTATTCGAGCCTGATGTACCTCAAGCGTCTGCCGGCCAATGAGCTGAAGATCGACCGCGGTTTTGTCCGCGATCTGGAGCATGACAGTGACGACGCAGCGATTGTTTCGGCGATTGTTGCGCTGGGCCAGGCCTTGGGCTTGCGGATTGTCGCCGAAGGGGTAGAGACGGGCTCGCAGCAGGATTTCCTGACGCAGTTGGGCTGTGACTCGTTGCAAGGGTATCTGCTCGGGCATCCGATGCCGGCGGACCAGTTCATGCAGGACATTACCCGGGGCGAGAAGCACGCGACAGTTTGA
- the ccoG gene encoding cytochrome c oxidase accessory protein CcoG encodes MSEQIPVRTVEASPQIKKVPARPMKAKHATSDNQIFTRSFTGLFRTLRMSGAGFLFLLFFGTVWLNWGGRQAVLWDLSESKFHIFGATFWPQDFILLSALLIIAAFGLFAITVFAGRVWCGYTCPQSSWTWIFMWCEKITEGERNQRIKLQAAPWGLNKLARRAAKHTLWLAISVMTGLTFVGYFTPIRPLAEELLTLQIGGVSLFWVLFFTAATYINAGWLREAVCMHMCPYARFQSVMFDKDTLAIAYDVARGENRGPRKRDVKPVEAGLGDCIDCQLCVQVCPTGIDIRDGLQMECIGCAACIDACDSIMDKMNYPRGLIRYSSERELQGGKTHLLRPRLIGYVAVLLVMIGALALALVERPMVSLDVTKDRGLFRENGQGQIENIYTLKVINKTQQRQDYNLSLVDGDGFQLQGKTELSLAPGEIVDVPVSVAMTTERPSSSSQTLSFKIADSDEPEIYSVAKSRFVAPMNR; translated from the coding sequence ATGAGCGAACAAATCCCCGTCCGAACCGTAGAAGCATCTCCCCAGATAAAAAAAGTACCGGCGCGCCCAATGAAGGCGAAACACGCCACCAGCGACAACCAGATTTTCACCCGCAGTTTTACCGGCCTGTTCCGCACCTTGCGCATGAGCGGCGCGGGGTTTCTGTTCCTGCTGTTTTTCGGCACGGTGTGGCTGAATTGGGGCGGTCGTCAGGCCGTGCTGTGGGATTTGTCGGAAAGCAAATTCCACATCTTCGGCGCGACCTTCTGGCCACAGGATTTCATTCTGCTCTCGGCGCTGCTGATCATCGCCGCGTTCGGCCTGTTCGCCATCACCGTGTTCGCCGGGCGCGTCTGGTGTGGCTACACCTGCCCGCAGAGTTCGTGGACGTGGATTTTCATGTGGTGCGAGAAAATCACCGAGGGCGAACGCAACCAGCGGATCAAACTGCAAGCGGCGCCGTGGGGCCTGAACAAACTGGCCCGGCGTGCGGCCAAGCACACGCTGTGGCTGGCGATCAGCGTGATGACCGGCCTGACCTTCGTTGGTTACTTCACACCAATCCGCCCGCTCGCTGAAGAACTGCTGACCCTGCAAATCGGCGGCGTCAGTCTGTTCTGGGTGCTGTTCTTCACCGCCGCCACTTACATCAACGCCGGTTGGCTGCGTGAAGCCGTGTGCATGCACATGTGTCCGTATGCCCGATTCCAGAGTGTGATGTTCGACAAAGACACTCTGGCGATTGCCTACGACGTGGCACGCGGCGAGAACCGTGGCCCGCGCAAGCGCGACGTAAAACCGGTCGAGGCCGGGCTTGGCGATTGCATCGATTGCCAGTTGTGCGTGCAGGTCTGCCCGACCGGCATCGACATCCGCGACGGCTTGCAGATGGAATGCATCGGTTGCGCGGCGTGCATCGACGCCTGTGATTCGATCATGGACAAAATGAACTACCCACGCGGTTTGATCCGCTACAGTTCCGAACGTGAATTGCAGGGTGGCAAGACACACCTGCTGAGGCCACGGCTGATCGGTTATGTCGCGGTGCTGCTGGTGATGATCGGCGCACTGGCGCTGGCGCTGGTCGAGCGGCCGATGGTCTCGCTGGACGTGACCAAGGATCGCGGGCTGTTCCGTGAAAACGGTCAGGGCCAGATCGAAAACATCTACACCCTCAAAGTCATCAACAAGACCCAGCAGCGCCAGGACTACAACCTGAGCCTGGTGGACGGCGACGGCTTCCAGTTGCAAGGCAAGACCGAACTGAGCCTGGCGCCGGGCGAGATTGTCGATGTGCCGGTGTCGGTGGCGATGACCACGGAACGCCCGAGCAGCAGCTCGCAGACCTTGAGTTTCAAGATTGCCGACAGCGATGAGCCAGAGATTTACAGCGTGGCGAAAAGCAGGTTTGTGGCGCCGATGAATCGTTGA
- a CDS encoding alpha-1,4-glucan--maltose-1-phosphate maltosyltransferase, translated as MTAEKPSDLSYNPHMPLSQALLLPRIVIENTMPTLDGGQFAVKSIAGRDVVVTSKVFADGHDKLAVRIRWREEGEETWQSEVMADQGNNGWRGQFRPEHQGRFLYCIEAWIDHFASFQYELEKKHNAAVPVSLELQEGRTMVQQAAERSEGQLSEQLAALHHELSGLLETEQVALFLHSHSAQLMAQADHRAYLSVSAEFPMDVERELAEFASWYELFPRSITDDPNRHGTFNDVHSRLPMIQDMGFDVLYFTPIHPIGRAHRKGRNNSLTAGQDDPGSPYAIGSEEGGHEAIHSQLGTREDFRRLVAAAAEHGLEIALDFAIQCSQDHPWLKQHPGWFNWRPDGTIKYAENPPKKYQDIVNVDFYAPDAIPSLWVELRDIVVGWVEEGVKIFRVDNPHTKPLPFWQWLIADVRALHPEVIFLAEAFTTPAMMARLGKVGYTQSYTYFTWRNTKAELATYFTELNESPWRECYRPNFFVNTPDINPAFLHESGRPGFLIRAALATMGSGLWGMYSGYELCEAAPVPGKEEYLDSEKYEIRVRDFTAPGNIIAEIAQLNRIRRQNPALHTHLGLKIYNAWNDNILYFGKRSFDGSNFILVAVSLDPNNVQEANFELPLWEMGLPDDATTHGEDLMNGHRWDWHGKYQFMRIDPAYQPFGIWRITAP; from the coding sequence ATGACTGCTGAAAAACCGTCTGACCTGAGCTACAACCCGCACATGCCACTGTCACAGGCGTTGCTGTTGCCACGCATCGTCATCGAAAACACCATGCCGACCCTCGATGGCGGACAGTTCGCCGTGAAGTCGATTGCCGGCCGCGACGTGGTGGTCACCAGCAAAGTGTTCGCCGATGGCCACGACAAACTTGCCGTGCGCATTCGCTGGCGCGAGGAAGGCGAAGAGACCTGGCAAAGCGAGGTCATGGCCGATCAGGGCAATAACGGCTGGCGAGGCCAGTTCCGCCCCGAGCATCAGGGCCGTTTCCTGTATTGCATCGAGGCGTGGATCGACCATTTCGCCAGTTTCCAGTACGAACTGGAGAAGAAGCACAACGCCGCCGTACCGGTTTCGCTTGAGCTGCAAGAAGGCCGGACGATGGTGCAACAGGCCGCCGAACGCAGCGAAGGCCAGCTCAGCGAACAGCTCGCCGCGTTGCACCACGAACTGTCCGGGCTGCTCGAAACCGAGCAGGTCGCGCTGTTCTTGCACTCGCACAGTGCGCAACTGATGGCCCAGGCTGATCACCGTGCCTATTTGAGCGTCAGCGCCGAGTTCCCCATGGATGTCGAGCGTGAACTGGCCGAGTTCGCCAGTTGGTATGAGCTGTTTCCGCGCTCGATCACCGACGATCCCAACCGTCACGGCACCTTTAACGACGTGCATTCACGGCTACCGATGATTCAGGACATGGGCTTCGACGTGCTGTACTTCACGCCGATTCATCCGATTGGTCGTGCGCACCGCAAAGGCCGCAACAATTCCCTGACCGCCGGCCAGGACGATCCCGGCAGTCCGTATGCGATCGGCAGCGAGGAGGGCGGCCACGAGGCGATCCATTCGCAACTCGGCACCCGCGAAGACTTCCGTCGACTGGTGGCCGCTGCGGCTGAGCATGGTCTGGAAATCGCCCTCGATTTCGCCATCCAGTGTTCCCAGGATCACCCATGGCTCAAGCAGCATCCGGGTTGGTTCAACTGGCGACCGGACGGCACGATCAAATACGCCGAGAACCCGCCGAAGAAATATCAGGACATCGTCAACGTCGATTTCTACGCGCCGGACGCGATCCCGAGTCTGTGGGTCGAGCTGCGCGACATCGTCGTCGGCTGGGTCGAAGAGGGCGTGAAGATCTTTCGCGTTGATAACCCGCACACCAAACCACTGCCGTTCTGGCAGTGGCTGATTGCCGATGTGCGGGCGCTGCACCCGGAAGTGATTTTCCTCGCCGAGGCGTTCACCACGCCGGCGATGATGGCGCGTCTGGGCAAGGTCGGTTACACCCAGAGCTACACCTATTTCACCTGGCGCAACACCAAGGCTGAACTGGCCACCTATTTCACCGAACTGAATGAGTCGCCGTGGCGCGAATGCTATCGGCCGAACTTTTTCGTCAACACGCCGGACATCAACCCGGCGTTCCTGCATGAGTCCGGACGCCCCGGTTTTCTCATCCGTGCGGCGTTGGCGACCATGGGCTCGGGCCTGTGGGGCATGTATTCCGGCTATGAACTGTGCGAAGCGGCGCCGGTGCCGGGCAAGGAGGAATACCTCGATTCGGAGAAGTACGAAATCCGCGTCCGCGACTTCACCGCCCCCGGCAACATCATTGCCGAGATCGCCCAGCTCAACCGCATCCGCCGGCAGAACCCGGCGCTGCACACGCACCTGGGCCTGAAAATCTACAACGCCTGGAACGACAACATTCTGTACTTCGGCAAGCGCAGTTTTGACGGCAGCAATTTCATTCTGGTGGCGGTCAGCCTCGATCCCAATAACGTGCAGGAAGCGAATTTCGAACTGCCGCTGTGGGAAATGGGCCTGCCGGACGACGCGACAACCCACGGCGAGGATTTGATGAACGGGCATCGCTGGGACTGGCATGGCAAATATCAGTTCATGCGCATTGACCCGGCGTATCAGCCGTTCGGGATCTGGCGAATCACTGCCCCTTGA